GTGCGGTTCGGCGGCGGCATAACGATTGAATATCCGGGCGAGTTTTTTTTAGTAATTCCCTGTTTAACGCATTCGTCCGGATTAAAAAAACCCGACTTCTCCCATTTAGCGTAAATCTCATCTTCATAATCGGCCGGATTATATGTTTTTGGCAATTCTTTTTTGGGCATCTTTATTTATATTAGCCCGCGCCGGGTAAATTATTTTTATCGCGCATACGAAATTGTAGCGTTTTTTTGCAAAAATTAAATATAATTTTTGCAAAAAAACGGCCAAATTTCGTCTAAGCAGAAAAAGTAATTTACCCGAAGCGGGCGTCATTTTTATATCTTTACCTTAACAGAATTGCCCTTATTTTGCAAGAAAAAAACCACCCTAAAACCCTCTTGACACCTTCTTATATATAAGATATATTAATAAACTAGTTAATTAAGCCCCGGCGCTAAGTTTGGCGCCGGGATAATCCTCATGCCGTTAAATATAGAAAAATCAAACATGTTAACCCAGGAACAGCAAATTTTTGAACAAATTAAAAAAGCTTCCAATATTTTAATCACTTTTAAAAAAACTTGGAACGGCGACTCCGTAGCTTCGGCCTTGGCGCTTTTTTTATTTTTAAGAAAAATGGATAAAAATGTTGAGATAGTGGCGGAAAAATTCAGCTTGGACAAACTCTATTCTTTCTTGCCCGGCTACACCGAGATAAAGCATGAGCTGGACAATTTGCGCAAATTTATTATTTGCCTGGATATTACCAATACTAAAGTCTCGCAGATTAAATACAAACAAGAAGAGAACCAGCTAAATTTTATCATCTCGCCTAAAGACGGCTTTTTCAGCTCTTCCGATATAACTTCGGGCGCCTCGGGTTTTAAATATGATTTAATTATCGCGGTTGATACGCCCGACCTTGAATCTTTAGGCCGAATTTACGATAATGACACTGAATTTTTTTACCAAACTCCGATTATTAATATTGACCACAATTCAACCAACGAAAGCTTCGGCCAAATTAATTTTATTGAACTAACAGCGGTTTCAACCTCGGAAATAATTTTTTCTCTATTTGAAAGCTTCGGCCGCGATCTAATAGACGAAAATATCGCCACCTGCTTGCTAACCGGCATGATTGCTGAAACTAAAAGTTTTAAAACCAACAATGTCACCCCGCGCGCCCTTCTGACCGCTTCCCAGCTTATGACTTTAGGCGCGCGGCGGGAAGAAATCGTCAATTATCTTTACCGCTCAAAAAGCATCAACGTTTTAAAGCTTTGGGGCCGGGTTTTAGCCAGATTGTCCAGCGGCTTAGACAATAAATTAGTCTGGTCGACTTTATCCTCGTCAGATTTTACTAAAACTAATTCTACGGAAAAAGATTTAACCGATGTTATAGATGAGCTGATAGTCAGCATCCCGCAAGCAAAAATTATTGCCATTATTTATGAAAATAAAAGCGCGGGCGAAGAATCTGCGAATGGACCAGCGAGTAAAACCAATCTATTGCTTTATACTATAAAAAATATTGATTCGCTGGGATTAATAAAAGAATTTAATCCGGTCGGCACAAAAAGCCTGGCGCGGGCGATTATTAATTTACCGATTATAGAAGCGGAAACAGCTATCATTAACGCTATTCAGGACAAACTGAATAAATTGCCTTTGTAAGACCCAGTTAAATTTGTATAACCTGCCAACGATTTTAAACTGCAAACCATAATTAATTTATTGCTATCGATTTAAAAAGAATTTTCATTTAACGGGATAAACTTGAAAAAAACCAAACTTAGTGTTAAATTGATAAAAAGGATTAACTCCTTTTTTTCTTTTAGGCTAGGGCGTGTAGCTCAGCTGGTTAGAGCACGGCTCTTATAAAGCCGGGGTCGATGGTTCAAGTCCATCCACGCCCACTTTTAAAATTAATTTAAATTTGGACAATTAGCTCAGTTGGTTAGAGCGCCACATTGACATTGTGGAGGTCACAGGTTCGAGCCCTGTATTGTCCACCCTTGTTAAATATTATAATTAATATTATAATATTCATATAACATTCTATAATATTATGGTAAATTTTTTTAAAAAATTATCCGGCCTGGACGATAAAATTAAAATCAAACAATCGGATGAAAATGAGTTTGAATCTACTGTTGATGAAATAGTTGAACAACCAGACTTAAATTCAGAACCAAACGAATGGCTGGGCGGAGATTATGATGAAGGCCAGCTTTCTATTGATGTCTTTCAAACCCCGGACAGCCTAGTGGTTAAATCCACTATCGCCGGCGTTAAATCAGGCGATATTGATATCTCAATCAATAACGACATGCTGACAATCAGGGGCCGGCGCGAAATTCAAGAAAAAATTTCTGAAGAAAGCTATCTGATAAAAGAATGCTATTGGGGCGGATTTTCCCGCTCGATTATTCTGCCGGTGGAAGTTGAAGTAGAAAAAGTTGAAGCGTCTTTAGACAACGGCGTCTTAACCGTAATATTGCCGAAAGCTAAAAGCGCTAAGCAATTTTCCATTAAAGTAAAGGAGAAATAAACTATTTTATGCTGATTGAATTGACCGTTGACCGCTTTGAAGAAGATAAGGCCGTTTTAATAGCAAAAAACGGCTTGGCGATTATTTGGCCGAAAAATGAATTGCCGGCCGATACTCATGAAGGCGCGGTTTTAAGTTTTGACATCAGAGAAGCGGCTGAACGGGAAAAACAAGACAAGCAAACAGCCAAAGACATAATAAATGAAATAATTAAAAATTCTTAAATAGAAAATTTCATTAACCGCTAAGCTCGCTGGCGGCGAACTAACTACCCCTAAAATGCCGGAGATTATTAATGGTAAAATAAAT
This genomic window from Patescibacteria group bacterium contains:
- a CDS encoding DHH family phosphoesterase, which translates into the protein MPLNIEKSNMLTQEQQIFEQIKKASNILITFKKTWNGDSVASALALFLFLRKMDKNVEIVAEKFSLDKLYSFLPGYTEIKHELDNLRKFIICLDITNTKVSQIKYKQEENQLNFIISPKDGFFSSSDITSGASGFKYDLIIAVDTPDLESLGRIYDNDTEFFYQTPIINIDHNSTNESFGQINFIELTAVSTSEIIFSLFESFGRDLIDENIATCLLTGMIAETKSFKTNNVTPRALLTASQLMTLGARREEIVNYLYRSKSINVLKLWGRVLARLSSGLDNKLVWSTLSSSDFTKTNSTEKDLTDVIDELIVSIPQAKIIAIIYENKSAGEESANGPASKTNLLLYTIKNIDSLGLIKEFNPVGTKSLARAIINLPIIEAETAIINAIQDKLNKLPL
- a CDS encoding Hsp20/alpha crystallin family protein — translated: MVNFFKKLSGLDDKIKIKQSDENEFESTVDEIVEQPDLNSEPNEWLGGDYDEGQLSIDVFQTPDSLVVKSTIAGVKSGDIDISINNDMLTIRGRREIQEKISEESYLIKECYWGGFSRSIILPVEVEVEKVEASLDNGVLTVILPKAKSAKQFSIKVKEK
- a CDS encoding DUF3006 domain-containing protein produces the protein MLIELTVDRFEEDKAVLIAKNGLAIIWPKNELPADTHEGAVLSFDIREAAEREKQDKQTAKDIINEIIKNS